Proteins from a genomic interval of Lysobacter arenosi:
- a CDS encoding Mth938-like domain-containing protein, whose amino-acid sequence MQLNLEHPDQSFYLRAADGTSALVNDRRLYASFVLSPDQLIEDWPVSAVKAITPQDLDPVLAMEPEVILLGSGATQVFPTAAVMAACLGRGVGLETMTNAAAARTFNVLSGEGRRVVAAFVFERAP is encoded by the coding sequence ATGCAGCTCAACCTCGAACATCCGGACCAGTCGTTCTACCTGCGTGCCGCCGACGGCACCTCGGCGCTGGTCAACGATCGACGCCTGTACGCCAGTTTCGTTCTTTCGCCGGACCAGCTGATCGAAGACTGGCCGGTAAGCGCGGTCAAGGCGATCACACCGCAGGACCTTGACCCGGTATTGGCGATGGAGCCGGAAGTGATCCTGCTCGGCAGCGGCGCGACCCAGGTCTTCCCGACCGCCGCGGTGATGGCCGCGTGCCTGGGCCGGGGCGTCGGCCTCGAAACCATGACCAATGCCGCCGCCGCGCGCACGTTCAACGTGCTGTCCGGCGAAGGCCGCCGCGTGGTCGCGGCATTCGTGTTCGAACGGGCGCCCTGA
- the folP gene encoding dihydropteroate synthase, with amino-acid sequence MFDTTLTLDCNGRPLVLDRPRVMGIVNVTPDSFSDGGAHDTLEAAVAHGLQLAGEGADILDIGGESTRPGADEVSLEEELRRTIPVIERLARETTLPISIDTSKPEVMRAAVQAGAGMINDVYALRREGALDAAAELLVPVVLMHMQGEPRSMQQSPQYDDVVAEVHRFLAERIFAAEMAGISKKNIIVDPGFGFGKDTQHNLALLAQLERFAELGVPVLAGLSRKKTIGEITGRAQPIERLHGSVAAHLIAAQRGARLVRVHDVAATVDALKVWGALSAQKLPRAKSAPSMPKWPDDE; translated from the coding sequence ATGTTCGACACCACCCTCACCCTCGACTGCAACGGCCGTCCGCTGGTGCTCGATCGCCCGCGCGTGATGGGCATCGTCAACGTCACCCCGGACTCGTTCTCCGATGGCGGCGCGCATGACACGCTCGAAGCTGCGGTCGCGCACGGGTTGCAGCTGGCGGGGGAGGGCGCCGACATCCTCGACATCGGCGGCGAATCGACGCGTCCGGGTGCCGATGAAGTCTCGCTGGAGGAGGAACTGCGCCGCACGATTCCGGTGATCGAGCGCCTGGCCCGCGAAACGACCTTGCCGATCAGCATCGACACCTCCAAGCCCGAGGTGATGCGCGCGGCCGTCCAGGCCGGTGCGGGCATGATCAACGACGTCTACGCACTGCGCCGCGAAGGCGCGCTCGATGCCGCAGCGGAGCTGCTCGTGCCGGTGGTGCTGATGCACATGCAGGGCGAGCCGCGTTCGATGCAGCAGTCGCCGCAGTACGACGACGTCGTCGCCGAAGTGCATCGCTTCCTCGCCGAGCGCATCTTCGCCGCCGAGATGGCCGGCATCTCGAAGAAGAACATCATCGTCGATCCGGGTTTCGGATTCGGCAAGGACACGCAGCACAACCTGGCGCTGCTCGCGCAGCTGGAGCGTTTCGCCGAACTCGGCGTGCCGGTCCTCGCCGGGCTCTCGCGCAAGAAGACCATCGGCGAGATCACCGGCCGTGCGCAGCCGATTGAACGCCTGCATGGCTCGGTGGCTGCGCATCTCATTGCCGCGCAGCGCGGTGCCCGGCTGGTGCGCGTGCACGATGTCGCCGCGACCGTGGATGCGCTGAAAGTGTGGGGCGCGCTGTCGGCGCAGAAGCTGCCACGCGCGAAATCCGCACCTTCGATGCCGAAGTGGCCCGACGACGAGTAG
- the surE gene encoding 5'/3'-nucleotidase SurE has product MRVLVSNDDGVDAPGIRVLAEGLRAAGHEVLVVAPDRDRSGASNSLTLDAPVRVQRLDESTWRVYGTPTDCVHVAITGMLEVEPDIVVSGINNTANLGDDVIYSGTVAAAMEGRFLGLPAVAMSLQTVDHTGRHYETAARAAVEIIARLRVDPLPADTILNVNVPDLPWDEVRGFEVTRLGNRHRAEACIPQHDPRGREWWWIGAAGQEQDAGPGTDFHALRTGNISITPIHVDLTRYQALDQVASWVDGLAVSLDRGAVRQHKEQA; this is encoded by the coding sequence ATGCGAGTTCTGGTCAGCAACGACGACGGCGTCGACGCCCCCGGTATCCGCGTCCTCGCCGAAGGCCTGCGCGCCGCCGGCCATGAGGTGCTGGTGGTCGCCCCCGACCGGGACCGCTCCGGCGCCAGCAATTCGCTCACCCTGGATGCGCCCGTGCGCGTCCAGCGGCTGGACGAGTCCACCTGGCGTGTCTACGGCACCCCCACCGACTGCGTGCACGTGGCCATCACCGGCATGCTCGAGGTCGAACCCGACATCGTCGTGTCGGGCATCAACAACACCGCCAACCTCGGCGACGACGTGATCTATTCCGGCACCGTCGCCGCGGCCATGGAAGGGCGCTTCCTCGGCCTGCCGGCCGTGGCGATGTCGCTGCAGACGGTCGACCACACCGGCCGCCATTACGAAACCGCCGCGCGCGCTGCAGTCGAGATCATCGCCCGCCTGCGCGTGGATCCGCTGCCGGCCGACACCATCCTCAACGTCAACGTGCCCGACCTGCCCTGGGACGAGGTCCGTGGCTTCGAGGTCACCCGCCTGGGCAACCGCCATCGCGCCGAGGCCTGCATCCCGCAGCACGACCCGCGCGGGCGCGAGTGGTGGTGGATTGGCGCCGCCGGCCAGGAGCAGGACGCCGGCCCCGGCACCGACTTCCATGCGCTGCGCACCGGCAACATCTCGATCACGCCGATCCATGTCGACCTGACCCGCTACCAGGCGCTGGACCAGGTCGCGAGCTGGGTCGACGGACTGGCGGTGTCGCTCGATCGCGGCGCCGTTCGCCAACATAAGGAGCAGGCATGA
- a CDS encoding peptidoglycan DD-metalloendopeptidase family protein has product MAGLEGTVRSMSARTTRARMSAASRPLLVAALVVVAVAGCASTKVIRTPSGGTTTVKPSVPRYGKTVVVQRGDTMYRVASSNGIRAVDLAAWNGIPAPYTIYPGQRLRLYPSQGGSGTATTGTSGGTVATRPVPATRPPTTTPRPPTATAPAPAPQAAPVASGFNWRWPADGELIGRYVAGEPTKQGIDIAGSSGAPVRAAADGVVVYSGSGLVGYGELVIIKHNEQWLSAYGHNRNRLVNEGQLVKAGQQIAEMGRSGAPREMLHFEVRYNGKPVDPLLYLPKK; this is encoded by the coding sequence ATGGCTGGTCTGGAAGGCACAGTTCGCAGCATGAGCGCACGCACGACACGAGCACGAATGTCCGCCGCATCGCGTCCGCTCCTGGTGGCGGCGCTGGTCGTGGTCGCGGTGGCCGGATGCGCGAGCACCAAGGTGATCCGCACGCCCAGTGGCGGCACGACCACGGTCAAGCCGTCTGTGCCCAGGTATGGCAAGACCGTGGTGGTGCAACGCGGCGACACCATGTATCGGGTGGCCTCGAGCAATGGCATCCGCGCGGTCGACCTGGCCGCATGGAATGGCATCCCCGCGCCGTACACGATCTATCCGGGCCAGCGCCTGCGCCTGTATCCGTCGCAAGGCGGCTCCGGAACCGCGACGACCGGCACCTCGGGCGGCACGGTTGCGACGCGACCGGTGCCTGCGACCAGACCGCCGACGACCACGCCACGTCCGCCGACGGCCACCGCGCCGGCACCCGCGCCGCAGGCGGCGCCGGTCGCCAGCGGCTTCAACTGGCGCTGGCCGGCCGATGGCGAACTGATCGGACGCTACGTCGCCGGCGAGCCGACCAAGCAGGGCATCGACATCGCCGGCAGCAGCGGTGCGCCAGTGCGTGCCGCCGCCGACGGTGTGGTGGTGTACTCGGGTTCGGGCCTGGTCGGTTATGGCGAGCTGGTCATCATCAAGCACAACGAGCAGTGGCTGTCGGCCTATGGCCACAACCGCAATCGCCTGGTCAACGAGGGGCAGCTGGTGAAGGCCGGCCAGCAGATCGCGGAGATGGGCCGCAGTGGTGCGCCGCGCGAGATGCTGCACTTCGAGGTGCGCTACAACGGCAAGCCGGTCGATCCGCTGCTCTATCTGCCGAAGAAGTAA
- a CDS encoding YqaA family protein — translation MKIFGPLYERTISWARHRHAPALLTGLSFAEAVVFPVPPEVMLAPMCLADRRRAFWFATLSLAGSMVGALLGYALGHFAYELVKPLLTSLGWIDRIDAQVTQLREIAANSPWKAFWLLVLAGFTPIPLKIFTWASGIVGVPILPFMASMFIGRGKRVYLIALAIRLGGERAEAALRRYIEPIGWAASVLLLAAVAWLVWKAQFAA, via the coding sequence TTGAAGATTTTTGGACCGCTTTACGAGCGCACGATTTCCTGGGCGCGTCATCGCCATGCACCCGCCCTGCTGACCGGCCTGAGTTTCGCCGAGGCGGTGGTGTTCCCGGTGCCGCCGGAAGTGATGCTGGCGCCGATGTGCCTGGCCGATCGCCGCCGCGCGTTCTGGTTCGCCACGCTGAGCCTGGCCGGCTCGATGGTCGGCGCACTGCTGGGCTACGCGCTGGGACACTTCGCCTACGAACTGGTCAAGCCGCTGCTGACCTCACTGGGCTGGATCGATCGCATCGACGCGCAGGTCACGCAGTTGCGCGAGATCGCCGCAAATTCACCGTGGAAGGCGTTCTGGCTGCTGGTTCTGGCCGGGTTCACGCCGATTCCGCTGAAGATATTCACCTGGGCGTCGGGCATCGTCGGTGTACCGATCCTGCCGTTCATGGCCAGCATGTTCATCGGCCGCGGCAAGCGCGTGTACCTGATTGCCCTGGCAATCCGCCTCGGCGGCGAGCGCGCGGAAGCGGCGCTGCGCCGTTACATCGAGCCGATCGGCTGGGCCGCTTCGGTCCTGTTGCTGGCGGCAGTGGCATGGCTGGTCTGGAAGGCACAGTTCGCAGCATGA
- the yhbY gene encoding ribosome assembly RNA-binding protein YhbY — protein MQTVLTAAQTRFLRGQAHDLKAMLQVGGKGVTESLIAEVALALEHHELIKIKVAAEDRDARDAMIDDIALRTEAALVQRIGHTAILYKPSQDRRQIVLPRA, from the coding sequence ATGCAGACCGTCCTGACCGCCGCCCAGACCCGTTTCCTGCGCGGCCAGGCCCATGATCTGAAGGCCATGCTGCAGGTTGGCGGCAAGGGCGTGACCGAGTCGCTGATCGCCGAAGTCGCCCTAGCCCTGGAACACCATGAGCTGATCAAGATCAAGGTCGCCGCCGAAGACCGCGACGCCCGCGACGCCATGATCGACGACATCGCCCTGCGCACCGAAGCGGCGCTGGTGCAGCGCATCGGCCACACCGCGATCCTGTACAAGCCCAGCCAGGACCGTCGCCAGATCGTGCTGCCGCGGGCCTGA
- the rlmE gene encoding 23S rRNA (uridine(2552)-2'-O)-methyltransferase RlmE, with protein MATRSKSSQRWLKEHFSDPFVKKAKAEGLRSRAAYKLEELVERDRLLKPGMVVVDLGAAPGGWSQWLRGELDRLDPARPGRVIALDILEMPSLAGVEFLLGDFREDEVLSRLVDSLGGQRVDLVLSDMAPNKSGVDAVDMPRAMYLSELAMDFADQHLRTGGNFLIKLFQGVGFDEYVKELRRRYDKVVIRKPEASRKRSPEVYALAQGKRAVMK; from the coding sequence ATGGCGACTCGCAGCAAATCCAGCCAGCGCTGGCTCAAGGAACACTTTTCCGACCCCTTCGTTAAGAAGGCCAAGGCGGAAGGCCTGCGCTCGCGCGCTGCTTACAAGCTCGAGGAGCTGGTCGAGCGTGACCGGTTGCTGAAGCCCGGGATGGTCGTGGTCGACCTCGGCGCCGCCCCCGGCGGCTGGTCGCAGTGGCTGCGCGGGGAGCTCGACCGCCTCGATCCGGCCCGGCCGGGCCGGGTGATCGCCCTGGACATCCTCGAGATGCCCTCGCTGGCCGGGGTCGAGTTCCTTCTTGGCGATTTCAGGGAGGATGAGGTCCTATCGCGGCTGGTGGACTCGCTGGGCGGCCAGCGCGTGGACCTTGTCCTGTCGGATATGGCCCCCAATAAGAGCGGTGTGGATGCGGTCGACATGCCGCGGGCGATGTACCTGTCCGAACTGGCCATGGACTTCGCCGACCAGCACCTGCGTACCGGCGGCAACTTCCTGATCAAGCTGTTCCAGGGGGTGGGCTTCGACGAGTACGTCAAGGAACTGCGACGACGCTACGACAAGGTCGTGATCCGCAAGCCGGAGGCGTCGCGCAAGCGTTCGCCCGAGGTGTACGCGCTGGCACAGGGCAAGCGCGCGGTTATGAAGTAA
- the ftsH gene encoding ATP-dependent zinc metalloprotease FtsH, with protein sequence MNDLAKNLLLWVIVAVVLMVVFEAFGPRAAGSETLAYNEFVQQVQQDRVKEVKIAEDRTTINGERKDGSKFVTYSPGDEYLINDLLTHKVAIDQAQPQSGPSLLYIIINVLPWLLFIGIWVYFMRQMQQGGSKGAMSFGRSRAKLQGEDQVKVTLADVAGCDEAKEEVGELVEFLRDPSKFQKLGGKIPRGVLMVGPPGTGKTLLARAIAGEAKVPFFSISGSDFVEMFVGVGASRVRDMFEQAKKHAPCIIFIDEIDAVGRHRGAGLGGGHDEREQTLNQLLVEMDGFEGGEGVIVIAATNRPDVLDPALLRPGRFDRQVVVGLPDVKGREQILRVHMRKLPLHDDVEPMTIARGTPGFSGADLANLCNEAALFAARENAKDVRMEHFDKARDKILMGAERRSMAMSEDEKKLTAYHEAGHAIVGRMVPEHDPVYKVTIIPRGRALGVTMYLPEGDKYSYNRTAIESQLCSLYGGRVAEELIFGVDKVTTGASNDIERATKMARNMVTKWGLSELGPITFGEEEDEVFLGRSVTQHKNVSNETARKIDEVVRDILDKAYGRTTEILKGNLDKLHAMADALLLYETIDAHQIDDIMAGRVPGPPADWSKSGKTSKDDGERPGAIGGPAAQT encoded by the coding sequence ATGAACGACTTGGCCAAGAATCTGCTGCTCTGGGTAATCGTCGCCGTCGTATTGATGGTGGTGTTCGAGGCGTTCGGACCGCGCGCGGCAGGCAGCGAAACGCTGGCCTACAACGAGTTCGTGCAGCAGGTGCAGCAGGACCGCGTGAAGGAGGTCAAGATCGCCGAAGATCGGACCACCATCAACGGCGAGCGCAAGGATGGCAGCAAGTTCGTCACCTACAGCCCCGGTGACGAATACCTGATCAACGACCTGCTCACCCACAAGGTCGCCATCGACCAGGCCCAGCCGCAGAGCGGGCCGTCGCTGCTCTACATCATCATCAACGTGCTGCCCTGGCTGCTGTTCATCGGCATCTGGGTGTACTTCATGCGGCAGATGCAGCAGGGCGGCAGCAAGGGCGCGATGAGCTTCGGCCGATCGCGGGCCAAGCTGCAGGGCGAGGACCAGGTCAAGGTGACCCTGGCCGACGTCGCCGGCTGCGACGAAGCCAAGGAAGAAGTCGGCGAACTCGTCGAGTTCCTGCGCGACCCGTCCAAGTTCCAGAAGCTCGGCGGCAAGATCCCGCGCGGCGTGCTGATGGTCGGCCCGCCGGGCACCGGCAAAACCCTGCTCGCCCGCGCCATCGCCGGCGAAGCCAAGGTGCCGTTCTTCAGCATTTCCGGTTCGGACTTCGTCGAGATGTTCGTCGGCGTCGGCGCCAGCCGCGTGCGCGACATGTTCGAGCAGGCCAAGAAGCACGCGCCGTGCATCATCTTCATCGACGAAATCGACGCGGTCGGCCGCCATCGCGGCGCCGGCCTCGGCGGTGGTCATGACGAGCGCGAGCAGACCCTCAACCAGTTGCTGGTCGAGATGGACGGCTTCGAGGGTGGCGAGGGCGTGATCGTGATCGCCGCGACCAACCGTCCCGACGTGCTCGACCCGGCGCTGCTGCGTCCGGGCCGTTTCGACCGCCAGGTCGTGGTCGGCCTGCCGGACGTGAAGGGCCGCGAGCAGATCCTGCGCGTGCACATGCGCAAGCTGCCGCTGCACGACGACGTCGAGCCGATGACCATCGCCCGCGGCACCCCGGGTTTCTCCGGTGCCGACCTGGCCAACCTCTGCAACGAGGCGGCCCTGTTCGCCGCGCGCGAGAACGCCAAGGACGTGCGCATGGAGCACTTCGACAAGGCGCGCGACAAGATCCTGATGGGCGCCGAGCGCCGCTCGATGGCGATGAGCGAGGACGAGAAGAAGCTCACCGCCTACCACGAGGCCGGCCACGCGATCGTCGGTCGCATGGTTCCCGAGCACGACCCGGTCTACAAGGTCACGATCATCCCGCGCGGTCGCGCGCTGGGCGTGACCATGTACCTGCCCGAGGGCGACAAGTACAGCTACAACCGCACCGCGATCGAATCGCAGTTGTGCTCGCTGTACGGCGGCCGCGTCGCCGAGGAGCTGATCTTCGGTGTCGACAAGGTCACCACCGGTGCCTCCAACGACATCGAGCGCGCGACCAAGATGGCGCGCAACATGGTCACCAAGTGGGGCCTGTCCGAACTGGGTCCGATCACCTTCGGCGAGGAAGAGGACGAAGTGTTCCTGGGCCGCTCGGTGACGCAGCACAAGAACGTCTCCAACGAGACCGCGCGCAAGATCGACGAGGTCGTCCGCGACATCCTCGACAAGGCCTACGGTCGCACCACCGAGATCCTCAAGGGCAACCTCGACAAGCTGCACGCGATGGCCGATGCGCTGCTGCTGTACGAGACCATCGACGCGCACCAGATCGACGACATCATGGCCGGCCGCGTGCCGGGCCCGCCGGCGGACTGGTCGAAGTCGGGCAAGACGTCGAAGGATGACGGCGAGCGCCCGGGTGCGATCGGCGGGCCTGCGGCGCAGACCTGA
- a CDS encoding protein-L-isoaspartate(D-aspartate) O-methyltransferase: protein MTLRMRLQPEAIGSGMTSQRVRDRLVERLRENGIRDERVLNAIRTVPRHLFVDEALATRAYEDTALPIGHGQTISQPWVVAKMTEAVLEAEPKKVLEIGTGSGYQAAVLAALGLEVHTVERIGELLRTARKRFRQLGMNIRSKHDDGRIGWSENGPFDSIIVTAAAPALVESLTAQLAPGGTLIAPVGGASSQSLLKLHKDADGVVTQHTLAPVVFVPLLSGMID, encoded by the coding sequence ATGACGTTGCGCATGCGCCTGCAGCCCGAGGCCATCGGTTCGGGCATGACCTCGCAGCGAGTCCGCGACCGCCTGGTCGAACGCCTGCGCGAGAACGGCATCCGCGACGAGCGCGTGCTCAACGCGATCCGCACCGTGCCGCGCCACCTGTTCGTCGACGAGGCGCTGGCGACGCGCGCCTACGAGGACACGGCACTGCCGATCGGCCACGGCCAGACCATCTCGCAACCGTGGGTGGTGGCGAAGATGACCGAGGCGGTGCTCGAGGCCGAACCGAAGAAAGTGCTGGAGATCGGCACCGGCTCGGGCTACCAGGCAGCCGTGCTGGCCGCGCTGGGCCTGGAAGTACACACGGTGGAGCGCATCGGCGAGCTGCTGCGCACCGCGCGCAAGCGTTTCCGCCAGCTGGGCATGAACATCCGCAGCAAGCACGACGACGGCCGCATCGGCTGGTCGGAGAACGGCCCGTTCGATTCGATCATCGTCACCGCGGCCGCGCCGGCGCTGGTCGAGTCGTTGACCGCGCAGCTGGCCCCGGGCGGCACGCTGATCGCACCGGTCGGCGGCGCCTCGTCTCAATCGCTGCTGAAGCTGCACAAGGACGCCGATGGCGTCGTCACCCAACACACGCTGGCTCCGGTCGTTTTCGTGCCGCTGCTGTCAGGGATGATCGATTGA
- a CDS encoding Smr/MutS family protein yields the protein MADDPADDDAELFRAAIGPVRRLPDTTPPPAAPMPRPRARMAERDEAQAREQFRHALDESLLDAGDALSYRRDEVSPRLLQKLKRGEISVQEELDLHGADTREAELLLRAFLHDARLHGVGCVRVVHGKGLHGAATIASSGMPVLKNLVDRMLRQRADVLAFHSAPPAQGGTGAVLILLAPRRLRSS from the coding sequence ATGGCTGACGACCCCGCAGACGACGACGCCGAGCTGTTCCGCGCCGCGATCGGTCCGGTAAGGCGGCTGCCCGACACCACGCCGCCACCGGCGGCGCCCATGCCGCGGCCGCGGGCGCGCATGGCCGAGCGCGATGAAGCCCAGGCGCGCGAGCAGTTCCGCCATGCCCTGGATGAAAGCCTGCTCGATGCCGGCGACGCGCTGTCCTATCGCCGCGACGAAGTCTCGCCACGGCTGCTGCAGAAGCTCAAGCGCGGCGAGATCTCGGTACAGGAGGAGCTCGACCTGCACGGCGCCGACACGCGCGAGGCCGAACTGCTGTTGCGCGCATTCCTGCACGACGCCCGCCTGCACGGCGTGGGCTGCGTGCGCGTGGTCCACGGCAAGGGATTGCACGGCGCCGCCACGATCGCGAGCAGCGGCATGCCGGTGCTGAAGAACCTGGTCGACCGCATGCTGCGCCAGCGCGCCGACGTCCTGGCATTCCACTCCGCACCGCCCGCGCAGGGCGGCACCGGAGCGGTGCTGATACTGCTTGCGCCCCGTCGCCTGCGCTCGTCCTGA